The following are encoded together in the Peromyscus leucopus breed LL Stock chromosome 1, UCI_PerLeu_2.1, whole genome shotgun sequence genome:
- the LOC114697589 gene encoding TNF receptor-associated factor 3-like, whose product MELSKKMDAAGALQPNPPLKLQPDRGAGSVLVPEQGGYKEKFVKTVEDKYKCEKCRLVLCNPKQTECGHRFCESCMAALLSSSSPKCTACQESIIKDKVFKDNCCKREILALQIYCRNESRGCVEQLTLGHLLMHLKNECQFEELPCLRADCKEKVLRKDLRDHVEKACKYREATCNHCKSQVPMITLQKHEDTDCPCVVVSCPHKCSVQTLLRSELSAHLSECVNAPSTCSFKRYGCVFQGTNQQIKAHEASSAVQHVNLLKEWSNSLEKKVSLLQNESVEKNKSIQSLHNQICSFEIEIERQKEMLRNNESKILHLQRVIDSQAEKLKELDKEIRPFRQNWEEADSMKSSVESLQNRVTELESVDKSAGQAARNTGLLESQLSRHDQMLSVHDIRLADMDLRFQVLETASYNGVLIWKIRDYKRRKQEAVMGKTLSLYSQPFYTGYFGYKMCARVYLNGDGMGKGTHLSLFFVIMRGEYDALLPWPFKQKVTLMLMDQGSSRRHLGDAFKPDPNSSSFKKPTGEMNIASGCPVFVAQTVLENGTYIKDDTIFIKVIVDT is encoded by the coding sequence aTGGAGTTGAGCAAAAAGATGGACGCTGCTGGCGCGCTGCAGCCCAACCCCCCCCTCAAGCTGCAGCCTGACCGGGGTGCAGGCTCAGTGCTCGTGCCAGAGCAAGGCGGCTACAAGGAGAAGTTTGTGAAGACGGTGGAGGACAAGTACAAGTGTGAGAAGTGCCGCCTGGTGCTGTGCAACCCCAAGCAGACTGAGTGTGGGCACCGGTTTTGTGAGAGCTGCATGGCTGCCCTGCTCAGCTCCTCGAGTCCAAAATGTACAGCGTGCCAAGAAAGCATCATCAAAGACAAGGTGTTTAAGGATAATTGCTGCAAGAGAGAGATCCTGGCCCTTCAGATCTACTGTCGGAATGAAAGCAGAGGTTGTGTAGAGCAACTGACTCTGGGACATCTGCTGATGCACCTAAAAAACGAATGCCAGTTTGAGGAGCTTCCCTGTCTTCGTGCCGATTGCAAAGAAAAAGTATTGAGAAAAGACTTGCGGGATCATGTGGAAAAGGCCTGTAAATACCGAGAGGCCACGTGCAATCACTGCAAGAGCCAAGTCCCCATGATCACACTGCAGAAACACGAAGACACTGATTGTCCCTGTGTGGTGGTGTCCTGCCCGCATAAGTGCAGCGTCCAGACTCTTCTGAGAAGTGAGTTGAGTGCACACTTGTCAGAGTGTGTCAATGCCCCCAGCACCTGTAGTTTTAAGCGCTATGGCTGCGTTTTTCAGGGTACAAACCAGCAGATCAAGGCCCACGAGGCCAGCTCCGCAGTGCAGCACGTGAATCTGCTCAAGGAGTGGAGCAACTCCCTGGAGAAGAAGGTTTCCTTGCTGCAGAATGAAAGTGTTGAAAAAAACAAGAGCATCCAAAGTTTGCACAATCAGATATGTAGCTTTGAAATTGAAattgagagacagaaggaaatgcTTCGAAACAATGAATCCAAAATCCTTCATTTGCAGCGAGTAATAGACAGCCAAGCAGAGAAACTGAAAGAACTCGACAAGGAGATCCGTCCCTTCCGGCAGAACTGGGAGGAAGCAGACAGCATGAAGAGCAGTGTGGAGTCCCTCCAGAACCGTGTGACCGAGCTGGAAAGCGTGGACAAAAGTGCTGGGCAGGCGGCTCGCAACACAGGCTTGCTGGAGTCCCAGCTGAGCCGGCATGACCAGATGCTGAGTGTTCATGACATCCGCTTGGCGGACATGGACCTGCGGTTCCAGGTCCTTGAGACCGCCAGCTACAATGGTGTGCTGATCTGGAAGATCCGTGATTACAAGCGCCGGAAGCAGGAAGCCGTCATGGGGAAGACCTTGTCTCTCTACAGCCAGCCTTTCTACACGGGCTATTTTGGCTATAAGATGTGCGCCAGGGTCTACCTGAATGGGGACGGAATGGGGAAAGGGACACACTTGTCGCTGTTTTTTGTCATTATGCGTGGAGAATATGATGCTTTGTTGCCGTGGCCATTCAAGCAGAAAGTGACACTCATGCTGATGGATCAGGGATCCTCTCGACGTCATCTGGGAGATGCATTCAAGCCTGATCCCAACAGCAGCAGCTTCAAGAAACCCACTGGAGAGATGAATATCGCCTCTGGCTGCCCAGTCTTTGTCGCCCAAACTGTTCTGGAGAATGGGACGTATATTAAAGATGatacaatttttattaaagtcatagtggatacttaa